A single region of the Myripristis murdjan chromosome 3, fMyrMur1.1, whole genome shotgun sequence genome encodes:
- the eif4g2a gene encoding eukaryotic translation initiation factor 4 gamma 2a: protein MLGNIKFIGELGKLDLIHESILHRCIKTLLEKKKKVQLKDMGEDLECLCQIMRTVGPRLDHEKAKSLMNQYFARMRSLMNNKELPARIRFLLQDTVELRENSWVPRKAFIDNGPKMINQIRQDAVKDLGVFIPSMSQGMRTDFFMDSPFMPARFKFDRETLGGLADMFGQMPVGSGIGTGPGVIQDRYSPTMGRHRTNPLFNGHSGHNAPLPQSQFDLGGKPFMKSNQGQNLPFYNQNQNHSMQMQSQSKDMAPRFIKKGQLNADEISLRPAQSFILNKNQVPKLQPQIPTMIPPSAQPPRTQTPPLGQPPQLGLKTNPPPIQEKPPKSNKKPPPTKEELLKMTETIVTEYLNSKNIAEAVQGVKDMRAPKHFLSEMLNKIVVCSLDRPDEDKEHASTLIHALCTEGLVTGENLMQAFLGVLDQCPKIEVDIPLVKSYLAQFAARAIIAELVSIAELAHPLENGTHFPLFLLCLQQTAKLKDREWLADLFQQSKVNMQRMLPEIDQNKDRMLEILEGKGLSFLFPLMKLEKELLKQIKADPSPQSIYKWIKDNISPKLHTDKGFVNILMTSFLQYIDHEINADEEEDQLAAPTKEQLDQEKQLLLAFKPVMQKFLHDHINLQVSALYALQVHCNAKSFPKGMLLRYFVNFYDMEIIEEEAFLAWKEDITQEFPGKGKALFQVNQWLTWLETAEEEESEDDGD, encoded by the exons ATGCTGGGCAACATCAAATTCATTGGGGAACTTGGCAAACTTGACCTTATTCATGAATCTATCCTTCATAGGTGCATCAAAACA CTCttggaaaagaagaagaaagtccAACTCAAGGATATGGGTGAGGATTTGGAATGCCTCTGTCAGATAATGAGAACAGTGGGGCCCAGACTTGATCATGAAAAGGCAAAG TCTTTAATGAATCAGTACTTCGCACGAATGCGATCCTTAATGAACAACAAGGAGTTGCCGGCGAGGATTCGTTTCTTACTGCAGGACACAGTGGAGTTGCGAGAGAACAGTTGGGTGCCTCGCAAAGCTTTTATCGACAATGGACCAAAGATGATTAACCAGATTCGTCAGGATGCAGTAAAG gatTTAGGTGTTTTTATTCCATCAATGTCCCAAGGAATGAGGACTGACTTCTTTATGGACAGCCCCTTCATGCCAGCAAGGTTCAAATTTGACAGGGAAACTCTCGGGGGATTGGCTGATATGTTTGGACAAATGCCTG TTGGAAGTGGCATCGGCACAGGCCCAGGAGTGATTCAGGACCGCTACTCACCTACCATGGGACGTCACCGTACAAACCCACTCTTCAATGGCCATAGTGGACACAACGCCCCCTTACCCCAGTCTCAGTTTGACCTGGGCGGCAAACCTTTCATGAAATCAAACCAA GGACAGAATCTACCCTTCTacaaccagaaccagaaccactCAATGCAGATGCAGTCTCAGTCAAAGGATATGGCTCCCCGATTCATCAAGAAAGGGCAGCTCAATGCTGATGAG ATCAGTCTAAGGCCAGCACAGTCATTCATCTTGAATAAAAACCAAGTGCCGAAGCTGCAGCCACAGATACCAACCATGATTCCTCCAAGTGCCCAGCCTCCACGTACACAAACTCCTCCACTGGGACAG cctcCACAGCTTGGTCTGAAGACCAACCCTCCTCCAATTCAGGAAAAACCTCCAAAATCCAATAAGAAACCCCCGCCTACAAAGGAAGAATTGCTTAAAATGACT GAGACGATAGTGACAGAATACCTGAACAGCAAGAACATTGCTGAGGCTGTGCAGGGTGTGAAGGACATGAGGGCTCCTAAGCACTTCTTGTCCGAGATGCTGAACAAGATCGTGGTCTGTTCCCTTGATCGCCCAGATGAAGATAAGGAACACGCCAGCACCCTAATCCATGCACTCTGCACTGAAGGTCTCGTCACTGGTGAAAACCTAATGCAG GCGTTTCTGGGTGTTCTGGACCAGTGTCCCAAGATTGAGGTAGATATCCCACTGGTGAAGTCCTACCTGGCCCAGTTTGCAGCACGCGCCATCATTGCGGAGTTGGTGAGCATTGCCGAGTTAGCCCATCCCCTGGAGAATGGCACCCACTTCCCCCTCTTCCTTCTCTGCCTGCAGCAGACAGCCAAGCTGAAAGACCGTGAGTGGCTGGCTGACCTGTTCCAGCAGAGCAAGGTCAACATGCAGAGGATGCTACCTG AAATTGACCAGAACAAGGACAGGATGCTGGAGATCCTGGAGGGCAAAGGCCTGAGCTTTTTGTTCCCCCTGATGAAGCTAGAGAAGGAGCTACTGAAGCAGATTAAAGCAGACCCTTCTCCCCAGTCCATCTACAAGTGGATCAAGGACAACATTTCCCCTAAACTTCACACTGACAAGGGCTTTGTCAACATCCTCATGACCAG CTTCTTGCAGTATATTGATCATGAGATCAACGCTGACGAGGAGGAAGATCAGCTTGCGGCACCAACTAAAGAACAGCTGGATCAGGAGAAGCAGCTGCTACTGGCTTTCAAGCCAGTGATGCAGAAGTTTCTGCATGATCACATCAACCTGCAAGTCAGCGCCCTTTATGCACTGCAGGTCCACTGCAATGCTAAATCTTTCCCCAAAG GCATGTTACTCCGCTACTTTGTAAACTTTTATGATATGGAAATAATTGAAGAAGAAGCCTTTCTTGCATGGAAAGAAGATATCACCCAAGAGTTTCCTGGAAAGGGAAAAGCATTATTTCAG GTGAACCAGTGGCTGACCTGGCTGGAGACGGCTGAAGAAGAGGAGTCAGAAGATGACGGTGACTGA
- the ctr9 gene encoding RNA polymerase-associated protein CTR9 homolog: MSRGSIEIPLRDTDEVIELDFDQLPEGDEVISILKQEHTQLHIWIALALEYYKQGKTEDFVKLLEAARIDGNLDYRDHEKDQMTCLDTLAAYYVQQARKEKNKDAKKELITQATLLYTMADKIIMYDQNHLLGRACFCLLEGDKMDQADAQFHFVLNQSTNNIPALLGKACISFNKKDYRGALAYYKKALRTNPGCPAEVRLGMGHCFVKLNKLEKARLAFSRALELNSKCVGALVGLAVLELNNKEADSIKNGVQLLSRAYTIDPSNPMVLNHLANHFFFKKDYSKVQHLALHAFHNTEVEAMQAESCYQLARSFHVQEDYDQAFQYYYQATQFASSTFVLPFFGLGQMYVYRRDKENAAQCFEKVLKAYPNNYETMKILGSLYAASDDQEKRDIAKGHLKKVTEQYPDDVEAWIELAQILEQTDIQGALSAYGTATRILQEKVQADVPPEILNNLGALHFRLGNLGEAKKYFLASLDRAKAEGEHDEHYYNAISVTTSYNLARLYEAMCEFHEAEKLYKNILREHPNYVDCYLRLGAMARDKGNFYEASDWFKEALQINQDHPDAWSLIGNLHLAKQEWGPGQKKFERILKQPSTQNDTYSMLALGNVWLQTLHQPTRDREKEKRHQDRALAIYKQVLRNDAKNLYAANGIGAVLAHKGYFREARDVFAQVREATADISDVWLNLAHIYVEQKQYISAVQMYENCLKKFYKHQNTEVLLYLARALFKCGKLQECKQMLLKARHVAPSDTVLMFNVALVLQRLATLVLKDEKSNLKAVLSAVKELELAHRYFSYLSKAGDKMRFDLALAASEARQCSDLLSQAQYHVARARKQDEEEKELRAKQEQERDLLRQQMLKEQEEKRNKEAEEQKKLLEQRAMYVEKTKNLLTFAEGPKEAPKEKRKGGGGRRKKTGDMDEFVNDDSDEDLPLKKKKKRKAGSGSEQEDVEEGEKKSRKKRRRPTKGGEGGSDDDEGGSHPKKQRKSKDRKKIEKPQPERLPPSLKGKIKSKAIISSSEDSSDEDGLKIAEDRHQRDSGSGSDDEGDHRKRIASDSDSDGGQNRSGSEAGSPQRSAGSDDDDSGSDRPVKKRRALRQSDSEQSDNESKRSRSGSEDESRPGSPAAASDRRSDRGSEAGSDNEGSPRRSDNGSEPEGSNNEDDDSD, encoded by the exons ATGTCTCGGGGTTCTATCGAAATCCCTCTACGGGACACGGACGAG GTTATTGAGCTTGATTTTGATCAGCTGCCAGAAGGAGACGAGGTCATCAGTATCCTGAAGCAGGAGCATACACAGCTTCACATATGGATTGCTTTGGCA TTGGAGTACTACAAACAGGGCAAAACAGAGGACTTTGTCAAGCTGCTAGAGGCAGCCCGTATCGATGGAAATCTCGACTACAGAGACCATGAGAAGGACCAGATGACCTGTCTGGACACACTGGCAGCTTACTATGTCCAGCAGGCTcgcaaagaaaagaacaaagatGCCAAGAAGGAGCTCATCACGCAGGCCACCCTGCTGTACACCATGGCAGACAAGATCATCATGTATGATCAG AACCACTTGCTGGGAAGAGCCTGCTTCTGCCTTCTGGAAGGAGATAAGATGGACCAGGCAGATGCCCAGTTCCACTTTGTCCTCAACCAGTCCACCAATAACATCCCTGCTTTGCTGG GTAAGGCCTGCATCTCCTTCAATAAAAAGGACTACAGAGGAGCACTGGCATACTACAAGAAAGCTCTGCGTACCAACCCCGGCTGCCCAG CTGAAGTAAGGCTCGGGATGGGCCACTGTTTTGTCAAGCTCAATAAGCTGGAGAAGGCCCGTTTGGCTTTCAGTCGAGCCTTAGAGCTCAATTCTAAGTGTGTGGGAGCCCTTGTTGGCTTGGCAGTGCTGGAGCTCAACAACAAGGAGGCAGATTCAATCAAGAATGGAGTGCAGCTCCTCTCACGGGCCTACACCATCGACCCCAGCAACCCCATGGTGCTCAACCACCTCGCCAACCACTTCTTCTTCAAAAAG gattacagtaaagtgcagcacctGGCCCTCCACGCTTTCCACAACACCGAGGTCGAGGCCATGCAGGCTGAGAGCTGCTACCAGTTAGCTCGCTCCTTTCATGTGCAG GAGGACTACGACCAGGCCTTTCAGTACTACTACCAGGCCACTCAGTTTGCCTCATCCACCTTTGTGTTACCCTTCTTTGGACTGGGGCAGATGTATGTGTATCGAAGGGACAAGGAGAACGCAGCACAGTGCTTTGAGAAAGTTTTAAAGGCCTATCCCAACAACTACGAAACAATGAAAATTCTGGGGTCTCTCTATGCAGCATCTGACGATCAGGAGAAGAGAGACATTGCCAAg GGTCACCTGAAGAAGGTAACGGAGCAGTACCCAGATGATGTGGAGGCGTGGATTGAGTTAGCTCAGATCCTGGAGCAGACTGACATCCAAGGAGCTCTGTCCGCCTACGGCACAGCCACCCGCATCCTGCAGGAGAAGGTGCAGGCTGACGTTCCCCCGGAGATCCTCAATAACCTGGGGGCTCTCCACTTCAGACTGGGCAACCTGGGAGAGGCCAAG AAATACTTTCTTGCGTCTCTGGACCGGgccaaagcagagggagagcatGATGAGCATTACTACAATGCCATCTCCGTCACCACCTCGTACAATCTGGCCCGCCTGTATGAGGCCATGTGTGAATTCCATGAAGCTGAGAAACTCTACAAAAACATCCTGAGAGAACACCCTAACTATGTGGact GTTACTTGCGTCTTGGAGCCATGGCTCGTGACAAAGGAAATTTCTACGAAGCTTCTGACTGGTTCAAAGAAGCGCTGCAGATTAATCAG GATCACCCAGATGCCTGGTCCCTGATAGGGAACCTTCACTTGGCCAAACAGGAGTGGGGGCCAGGCCAGAAGAAGTTTGAGCGTATCCTGAAGCAGCCGTCCACACAGAACGACACATATTCCATGCTAGCCCTGGGTAACGTGTGGCTGCAGACCCTCCACCAGCCCACCAGAGACCGGGAGAAG GAAAAGAGACACCAGGATCGAGCCCTGGCGATCTACAAACAGGTCCTGCGAAATGATGCCAAGAACCTTTATGCTGCCAATGGCATTG GTGCCGTCCTGGCACATAAGGGCTACTTCAGAGAGGCGCGGGACGTGTTTGCTCAGGTGAGGGAGGCCACAGCAGACATCAGCGACGTCTGGCTGAATCTGGCTCACATCTATGTCGAGCAGAAACAATACATCAGCGCTGTGCAAATG TATGAAAACTGCCTGAAGAAATTTTACAAACATCAGAACACTGAAGTGCTGCTGTACCTGGCGAGGGCACTGTTCAAATGTGGAAAACTCCAAGAGTGCAAACAGATGTTGCTAAAg GCACGTCATGTGGCACCCAGTGACACGGTGCTGATGTTCAACGTGGCCCTGGTGCTCCAGAGGCTGGCCACTCTGGTGCTTAAGGATGAAAAGAGCAACTTGAAGGCTGTGCTTAGCGCTGTCAAAGAGCTGGAGCTGGCTCACAG GTACTTCAGCTATCTGAGTAAGGCTGGAGACAAGATGAGGTTTGATCTAGCACTTGCCGCCTCTGAGGCCAG GCAATGCTCTGACCTGCTGAGCCAGGCCCAGTACCATGTGGCACGGGCCAGGaagcaggatgaggaggagaaggagcttcgggcaaaacaagaacaagagagGGACCTGTTGCGCCAGCAGATGTTGAAAGAACAG gaggaaaagaggaacaaGGAGGCTGAGGAACAGAAGAAGCTTCTGGAGCAGAGAGCCATGTATGTGGAGAAGACCAAGAACTTGCTCACTTTCGCTGAAGGACCGAAGGAGGCTCCtaaggaaaagaggaagggaggcGGTGGCCGT CGCAAGAAAACAGGTGACATGGATGAGTTCGTCAACGATGACTCTGATGAGGACCTGCCgctcaagaagaagaagaagagaaaggcCGGCAGTGGCAGTGAGCAGGAGGACgttgaggaaggagagaagaagtcacgcaagaagaggaggag ACCTACAAAGGGAGGCGAGGGTGGCAGCGATGATGACGAGGGAGGATCACATCCCAAGAAGCAACGTAAATCCAAAGACCGCAAGAAGATCGAAAag CCCCAGCCTGAGCGTCTGCCACCTTCCCTCAAAGGGAAGATCAAATCTAAGGCCATCATATCATCTTCTGAGGACTCTTCAGATGAGGATGGCCTGAAAATCGCTGAAGACAG ACACCAAAGAGACAGCGGCTCAGGATCTGATGACGAGGGAGACCACAGGAAGCGCATTGCGTCCGACAGCGACTCTGATGGAGGCCAGAACCGCTCCGGCAGCGAGGCGGGCAGTCCGCAGCGCTCTGCGGGGTCCGACGATGACGACTCCGGCAGCGACCGTCcggtgaagaagaggagggcgCTGAGGCAGTCCGACTCTGAGCAGTCTGACAACGAGAGCAAGAGGAGTCGCTCGGGATCAGAGGACGAGTCCCGGCCGGGCTCGCCCGCCGCAGCGTCGGACCGCAGATCCGACAGGGGCTCGGAGGCCGGATCAGACAACGAGGGCTCCCCGCGCCGCTCCGACAACGGCTCAGAGCCCGAGGGATCCAACAACGAGGACGATGACAGCGATTAA